A window of the Bdellovibrio sp. ZAP7 genome harbors these coding sequences:
- a CDS encoding YkgJ family cysteine cluster protein: MEEFKFTGKEWWREGVRFECTGSGKCCTSHGEYGFVYLNLEDRQRFAKHLKISTSAFTRRYCEKTGGIWHLKEDPKNTDCMFLKGKGCGVYEARPTQCRTWPFWPEVMNAKSWAKDVKAFCPGVGRGKVVPAESIERQLREQIESEKGWGK; this comes from the coding sequence GTGGAAGAGTTCAAGTTCACAGGAAAAGAATGGTGGCGTGAAGGCGTGCGTTTTGAATGCACAGGTTCCGGCAAATGCTGTACTTCCCATGGCGAGTACGGTTTCGTTTATTTGAATCTTGAGGACCGCCAACGTTTTGCCAAACACTTGAAGATCAGCACTTCGGCTTTCACTCGTCGTTATTGCGAAAAAACCGGCGGCATCTGGCATTTGAAAGAAGATCCCAAAAACACAGACTGCATGTTCCTTAAAGGCAAGGGTTGCGGAGTTTACGAAGCTCGCCCTACTCAATGCCGTACTTGGCCGTTCTGGCCCGAAGTGATGAATGCAAAATCTTGGGCAAAAGATGTCAAAGCCTTCTGTCCCGGCGTGGGACGTGGAAAAGTCGTTCCAGCCGAAAGCATCGAGCGCCAACTGCGCGAACAAATCGAAAGTGAAAAAGGCTGGGGAAAATAA